From a region of the Oryza sativa Japonica Group chromosome 6, ASM3414082v1 genome:
- the LOC9268973 gene encoding CHD3-type chromatin-remodeling factor PICKLE — MSSLVERLRVRSEKRPLYTLDESDDDLPPRGGGGKGRDRHSDGPTERIEREDAKEDACQKCGENDNLVPCSTCTYAFHRKCLVPRLNITSDKWSCPECVSPLTEMEKILDCEETKPDASEETSSSESGSKKKPVKRYLIKWKGISHLHCTWVSESEYLETAKIYPRLKTRLNNFHKQMDSTDKSDDDYSAIRPEWTTVDRILATRKSSTGEREYYVKWKELTYDECTWENDSDIAVFQPQIERFNEIQSRRKKSTDKCKSVTREIRQYKESPKFLSGGTLHPYQLEGLNFLRYSWYHNKRVILGDEMGLGKTIQSIAFLGSLFVDKLGPHLVVAPLSTLRNWEREFATWAPQMNVVMYFGSAASREIIRKYEFYYPKEKPKKLKKKKSSPSNEDKKQSRIKFDVLLTSYEMINMDSTVLKTIEWECMIVDEGHRLKNKDSKLFGQLKEYHTKHRVLLTGTPVQNNLDELFMLMHFLEGDSFGSIADLQEEFKDINQDKQVEKLHGMLKPHLLRRFKKDVMKELPPKKELILRVELTSKQKEYYKAILTKNYEVLTRRSGGHVSLINVVMELRKLCCHAFMTDEPEEPANSEEALRRLLESSGKMELLDKMMVKLKEQGHRVLIYSQFQHMLDLLEDYLSYRKWSYERIDGKIGGAERQIRIDRFNAKNSTRFCFLLSTRAGGLGINLATADTVIIYDSDWNPHADLQAMARAHRLGQTSKVMIYRLVSRGTIEERMMQLTKKKMVLEHLVVGRLTKGTNIVQEELDDIIRHGSKELFDDENDEAGKSCQIHYDDAAIDRLLDRDQADGEEPVEDEEEDEFLKGFKVANFEYIDEAKALAAKEEEARKKAEAEAANSDRANFWDKLLKDRYDVQKVEEHTTMGKGKRSRKQMAAADEDDITGLHDMSSEDDDYSYDDDVSDNDTSLQSGLAGRRGPYSKKKQRNVDSLPFMEGEGRALRVYGFNQIQRTQFLQTLMRYGFQNYDWKEFTPRLKGKSVEEIQRYAELVMIHLLEDINDSGYYADGVPKEMRTDETLVRLANISLVEEKVAAMEQGKITKLFPSYLLYEFPSLVGGRVWKAEQDLLLLKALIKHGYARWQYISDDRDNGIFEAARQELRLPTANELISSHSNNETNGNLESTQEGQSNPTSMIHYRDTQRKIVEFIRKRYHLLERCLNLEYAVIKTKTPVPDDLAEQDFPGGHRPAVPDYSEMLRELPVLEPISKEVAPEGTTDQSQVSHLYNKMCFVLEDSAVPALNSHFGDKAASSGLANSLHKFEAVCEDVSRILRSHENGTTPKEEVMLDASSKETTSPKDPATEVPSSASKEATPPVQDPVIEAVKEEPPTVKAEDKMEIDS, encoded by the exons atgagCAGCCTGGTGGAGCGGCTGCGGGTGCGGTCGGAGAAGCGGCCGCTGTACACGCTCGATGAGTCCGACGATGACCTCCCGccgcgcggcgggggcgggaaGGGGAGGGATCGGCACAGCGACGGCCCCACCGAGCGGATCGAGCGGGAGGACGCG AAAGAAGATGCTTGCCAGAAATGTGGAGAAAATGACAATCTAGTACCATGTTCAACTTGTACTTATGCATTTCACAGGAAATGTTTGGTTCCTCGCTTAAATATCACATCTGATAAATGGAGCTGCCCTGAATGT GTTAGCCCTCTTACGGAAATGGAAAAGATATTAGACTGTGAAGAAACAAAACCTGATGCTTCTGAAGAGACTAGTTCTTCTGAGTCCGGATCAAAGAAGAAACCTGTCAAACGATATCTTATAAAATGGAAAGGAATATCACACCTTCACTGCACTTG GGTTTCAGAAAGTGAATATTTGGAAACTGCCAAGATATACCCCCGGCTGAAAACTAGACTCAATAACTTCCATAAGCAAATGGATTCAACGGATAAGTCTGATGATGACTATTCTGCAATTAGACCTGAGTGGACTACTGTTGACAGGATCCTTGCTACCAG aaaaagctctaCTGGTGAAAGGGAGTACTATGTGAAATGGAAGGAACTAACATACGACGAATGTACTTGGGAAAATGACTCCGACATTGCAGTCTTTCAGCCTCAGATTGAACGCTTCAATGAGATTCAGTCCAGGAGGAAGAAGTCTACTGACAAGTGCAAGAGTGTCACTCGTGAGATACGTCAATATAAGGAGAGCCCGAAGTTTCTCTCTGGTG GGACACTACATCCCTACCAGCTTGAAGGGTTAAACTTCTTACGCTATTCTTGGTACCATAATAAACGTGTAATACTTGGGGACGAGATGGGTCTTG GTAAAACGATACAGAGTATTGCCTTTTTGGGCTCTCTATTTGTGGACAAGCTTGGTCCTCATCTGGTCGTTGCACCCCTTTCAACCTTGCGAAATTGGGAGCGTGAATTTGCAACTTGGGCACCTCAAATGAATGTT GTAATGTATTTTGGATCTGCAGCTTCTCGTGAAATTATTAGGAAGTATGAATTTTACTACCCCAAAGAGAAACCTAAGAAGcttaagaaaaagaaatcatCTCCATCTAATGAAGACAAGAAACAATCAAGAATAAAATTTGATGTCCTTTTGACATCTTATGAGATGATCAATATGGATTCTACTGTTCTAAAAACCATAGAATGGGAATGCATG ATTGTGGATGAGGGGCATCGTTTGAAGAACAAAGATTCCAAGTTGTTCGGTCAACTTAAAGAGTATCATACTAAGCATCGTGTTCTCTTAACGGGAACCCCAGTTCAG AACAACCTGGATGAACTTTTCATGCTTATGCACTTCCTTGAGGGTGACAGT TTTGGTAGTATAGCTGATCTCCAAGAGGAATTCAAGGACATAAACCAGGACAAACAAGTTGAGAAGCTCCATGGAATGCTGAAGCCGCATCTTCTTCGGC GATTCAAGAAAGATGTTATGAAAGAACTTCCTCCGAAAAAGGAGCTGATTTTACGTGTTGAGCTTACAAGCAAACAAAAAGAGTACTATAAAGCAATTCTCACCAAGAATTATGAAGTGTTAACTCGTCGTAGTGGTGGACAT GTTTCACTTATTAATGTTGTAATGGAACTACGCAAACTTTGTTGCCATGCATTCATGACAGATGAACCCGAAGAGCCTGCCAATTCAGAAGAAGCTTTAAG GAGGCTTTTAGAATCTTCTGGAAAAATGGAGCTGCTTGACAAGATGATGGTGAAACTGAAAGAGCAGGGTCACAGGGTTCTTATTTATTCACAGTTCCAGCACATGTTGGACTTACTTGAGGATTATTTAAGCTACCGG AAATGGAGTTATGAGCGTATTGATGGAAAAATAGGTGGTGCTGAGAGGCAGATACGAATTGATCGCTTCAATGCTAAAAATTCTACTAGGTTTTGCTTTCTTCTTTCAACCAGAGCTGGTGGTCTTGGTATAAATCTGGCAACTGCCGATACTGTAATTATTTATGACAG TGATTGGAATCCTCATGCTGATTTACAAGCTATGGCGAGAGCCCATCGCTTAGGGCAGACAAGCAAG GTTATGATATATAGGCTTGTTAGTCGTGGTACAATTGAGGAGCGGATGATGCAACttacaaagaaaaaaatggtaTTGGAGCACTTAGTTGTTGGGCGTCTCACGAAAGGCACTAATATTGTCCAG GAGGAGTTGGATGATATTATTCGGCATGGCTCAAAGGAACTTTTTGACGATGAAAATGATGAAGCCGGAAAATCTTGCCAAATCCATTATGATGATGCTGCGATTGATAG ATTATTGGACCGTGACCAAGCTGACGGGGAAGAGCCTGtggaagatgaagaagaagacgaaTTTCTAAAAGGATTCAAG GTTGCTAACTTTGAGTACATAGATGAAGCTAAGGCTTTAGCTGCAAAAGAGGAGGAGGCACGCAAAAAGGCCGAAGCTGAAGCTGCAAACTCTGACAGAGCAAATTTTTGGGATAAATTATTGAAGGACAGATACGATGTACAAAAAGTTGAAGAGCATACTACtatgggaaaaggaaaaaggagccGCAAACAG ATGGCTGCTGCTGATGAGGACGACATTACCGGCCTGCATGACATGAGTTCTGAAGATGATGATTACTCTTATGATGATGATGTGTCAGATAACGACACAAGTTTACAATCAGGCCTTGCTGGGAGGAGGGGCCCATATTCCAAGAAAAAACAAC GTAATGTTGATTCACTTCCATTCATGGAGGGCGAAGGACGGGCTTTGAGAGTTTATGGGTTCAACCAAATTCAGCGAACACAATTCCTTCAAACGCTTATGAG ATATGGTTTTCAGAACTACGATTGGAAGGAATTTACTCCTCGATTGAAGGGGAAAAGTGTTGAGGAAATCCAGAG ATATGCTGAACTTGTCATGATCCATCTTCTTGAGGACATCAATGACTCAGGATATTATGCAG ATGGCGTGCCAAAGGAAATGCGCACAGATGAGACATTGGTCAGGCTAGCCAACATATCACTTGTGGAAGAGAAG GTGGCTGCCATGGAACAAGGAAAAATAACAAAACTCTTTCCCAGCTATTTGTTATATGAATTTCCTAGCTTAGTTGGTGGAAGAGTATGGAAAGCGGAACAGGATCTACTGTTGCTGAAAGCATTAATAAA GCATGGGTATGCAAGGTGGCAATATATATCAGATGACAGAGATAATGGGATTTTTGAGGCTGCACGACAAGAGCTGAGGCTTCCTACTGCTAATGAACTGATTAGTTCTCACTCAAACAATGAGACAAAC GGAAATCTGGAAAGCACACAAGAAGGCCAGTCGAACCCAACGAGCATGATCCATTACAGGGATACACAGAGAAAGATAGTTGAGTTTATTAGAAAGAGATACCATCTTTTGGAGAGATGTTTGAATCTTGAATACGCTGTG ATTAAAACAAAAACCCCTGTTCCTGATGATCTCGCTGAACAAGATTTTCCTGGTGGTCATAGACCGGCCGTTCCAGACTACAGTGAAATGCTGAGAGAATTGCCTGTCCTTGAACCTATTT CCAAAGAAGTGGCGCCTGAAGGCACAACTGATCAGTCACAAGTTTCCCATCTTTACAACAAG ATGTGCTTTGTCCTTGAAGACAGTGCTGTTCCTGCACTCAACTCGCATTTCGGTGACAAGGCAGCTTCCTCCGGTTTAGCCAATAGCCTCCATAAGTTTGAAGCTGTATGCGAAGACGTTAGTCGCATCTTGAGATCCCATGAAAATGGTACCACTCCCAAAGAGGAAGTTATGCTAGATGCAAGCTCCAAAGAGACCACGTCTCCAAAAGATCCAGCAACCGAGGTGCCTTCGTCAGCTTCCAAAGAAGCTACGCCTCCAGTACAAGATCCAGTCATAGAGGCAGTGAAGGAGGAGCCACCCACTGTTAAGGCGGAGGACAAAATGGAAATCGATAGTTAA